One genomic window of Campylobacter sp. MG1 includes the following:
- the apt gene encoding adenine phosphoribosyltransferase, producing the protein MNIEKLLNEKIKRYPNYPKEGIVFADITTLLADKEGWQVLINHLKDKYKDEEFDFLVGAESRGFIFAAALGAILNIPFVPIRKKNKLPGELISIEYDLEYGKDKIEMKKDAFLGKKDVKVLFMDDLLATGGTSIACMKLLKLAGAKEIKSCFLIDINIGGYDALKEHCDDIYCVLKD; encoded by the coding sequence ATGAATATAGAAAAATTATTAAATGAGAAGATAAAAAGATACCCAAACTACCCAAAAGAAGGAATTGTATTTGCAGATATTACCACGCTTTTAGCAGATAAAGAAGGTTGGCAAGTTTTAATAAATCACTTAAAAGATAAATATAAAGATGAAGAATTTGATTTTTTAGTAGGAGCTGAAAGTCGTGGCTTTATTTTTGCAGCTGCATTAGGAGCTATTTTAAATATCCCTTTTGTTCCAATTAGAAAGAAAAATAAACTCCCAGGAGAGCTAATAAGCATTGAATATGATTTAGAATACGGCAAAGATAAAATAGAGATGAAAAAGGACGCATTTTTAGGCAAAAAAGATGTAAAAGTTCTTTTTATGGATGATTTATTAGCTACAGGTGGCACTAGCATTGCTTGTATGAAATTATTAAAATTAGCAGGTGCTAAAGAAATTAAGAGTTGTTTTTTAATAGATATAAATATCGGTGGGTATGATGCTTTAAAAGAGCATTGTGACGATATTTATTGTGTTTTAAAGGATTAG
- a CDS encoding acetolactate synthase large subunit yields the protein MINGSKMICEALKLEGVEVVFGYPGGAALNIYDELYKQNDFKHVLVRHEQGAAHAADGYARASGKVGVAIVTSGPGFTNTLTGVATAYADSIPMVLISAQVANSLIGTDAFQEIDAVGMSRPCVKHSYLVKTIEELPRVLKEAFFIARSGRPGPVHIDIPKDITATKGEFKYPSEINIKTYKPTYKGNPRQIKRLANAILESKKPLLYLGGGCISSNASNEIRYFIEKTKIPAVCTLMGLGVLEHDNPYNLRMAGMHGSYRANMAMSECDLLISVGARFDDRITGKTSEFAKLAKIAHIDIDPSSISKIIKADFPIVGDIKNVMSDLNNEVGNNLDFSEWHEILNRHENLYPTFTYQDSDEVLKPQWVINECAKITPNANVITDVGQHQMWVAQFFKFNEPRRLSTSGGLGTMGYSIPAALGVAFAKNNEVVLNFAGDGSFLMNIQELMTLTASNKKVINIILNNSYLGMVRQWQTRFYNERYSETNLEDVQPDYEMLAKSFGCDAYRVKSKDEFIKAYHECLKSPRTCVIDVVISRFEDVLPMVPAGAAIYNMILPQNLIAKDNK from the coding sequence ATGATAAATGGTTCTAAGATGATTTGTGAAGCTTTAAAGCTAGAAGGTGTTGAAGTAGTTTTTGGTTATCCTGGTGGAGCAGCTTTAAATATCTATGATGAATTATATAAACAAAATGATTTTAAACATGTTTTAGTTCGTCACGAACAAGGTGCAGCTCACGCAGCAGATGGCTATGCAAGGGCTAGTGGTAAAGTTGGAGTTGCTATTGTTACAAGTGGTCCAGGATTTACAAATACTTTAACAGGGGTTGCTACAGCTTATGCTGATAGTATTCCAATGGTTTTAATTTCAGCTCAAGTTGCAAATTCACTAATAGGAACTGATGCGTTCCAAGAAATTGATGCAGTTGGAATGAGTAGGCCTTGTGTAAAGCATTCTTATTTAGTAAAAACTATTGAAGAATTACCAAGAGTTTTAAAAGAAGCTTTTTTTATAGCAAGAAGTGGTCGTCCAGGGCCTGTTCACATTGATATTCCAAAGGATATTACAGCTACAAAGGGTGAATTTAAATATCCTAGCGAAATAAATATAAAAACATATAAGCCAACTTATAAAGGTAATCCAAGACAAATAAAGCGTTTAGCAAATGCAATATTAGAATCTAAAAAACCACTTTTATATCTAGGTGGTGGATGTATTAGTTCTAATGCTAGTAATGAAATTCGTTATTTTATTGAAAAAACTAAAATACCAGCAGTTTGCACTTTAATGGGTTTAGGAGTATTAGAACACGATAATCCATATAATTTAAGAATGGCAGGAATGCATGGAAGCTACAGAGCTAATATGGCTATGAGTGAATGTGATTTATTGATATCAGTCGGTGCTAGATTTGATGATAGAATTACAGGTAAAACTAGCGAGTTTGCAAAATTAGCAAAAATTGCTCATATTGATATTGATCCTAGTTCAATATCCAAAATAATTAAAGCTGATTTTCCTATAGTTGGCGATATTAAAAATGTTATGAGTGATTTAAATAATGAAGTTGGTAATAACTTAGATTTTAGCGAGTGGCATGAAATTTTAAATAGGCATGAAAATTTATATCCTACATTTACATATCAAGATAGCGATGAGGTATTAAAACCTCAATGGGTAATTAATGAATGTGCGAAAATTACTCCTAATGCTAATGTTATTACCGATGTAGGGCAACACCAAATGTGGGTAGCGCAATTTTTTAAATTCAATGAACCAAGAAGACTTAGCACAAGTGGTGGTTTAGGAACTATGGGATATTCAATTCCTGCTGCTTTAGGAGTTGCATTTGCAAAAAATAATGAAGTAGTTCTTAATTTTGCTGGTGATGGTTCGTTTTTGATGAATATTCAAGAATTAATGACATTAACAGCAAGTAATAAAAAAGTAATTAATATTATTTTAAATAATTCATATTTAGGAATGGTTCGTCAATGGCAAACTAGATTTTATAATGAAAGATATTCAGAAACTAATCTTGAAGATGTGCAACCCGATTATGAAATGTTAGCGAAAAGTTTTGGCTGCGATGCCTATAGAGTAAAGAGTAAAGATGAATTTATTAAAGCATATCACGAATGTTTAAAAAGCCCTAGAACTTGCGTGATTGATGTTGTTATTTCAAGATTTGAAGATGTTTTACCAATGGTTCCAGCAGGTGCTGCAATTTATAATATGATATTACCACAAAATTTAATAGCAAAGGACAATAAATGA
- a CDS encoding UDP-N-acetylglucosamine--N-acetylmuramyl-(pentapeptide) pyrophosphoryl-undecaprenol N-acetylglucosamine transferase, whose protein sequence is MILITGGGTGGHLAVAKAVANNLDDFVYIGSTKGQDSLWFSGEKCYFLKSSGFVNQGIFGKIKVLFSLLVLVYECLKIFKKHKISCVFSVGGYSSVPASLAAIISFKKLIIHEQNSKIGLANKILKPFAYKFFSAYEKELCPYPIQNIYKQLKRKRTEIKTVLILGGSQGARFLNDFALELYPELLKLNINLIHQCGAKEYDKYEKEYSKFDKKPILIGFSKEIYKYMREADFCISRAGASASFELVNIALPTLFVPYKYAYKNHQYYNALYLVDKKLAFLCEEKDINVDKVLNLIMNDALKYSSNLFDLDYDDGALLLANILKGLK, encoded by the coding sequence ATGATTTTAATAACTGGTGGCGGAACAGGTGGACATTTAGCAGTAGCTAAGGCAGTTGCAAATAATTTAGATGATTTTGTTTATATAGGTAGTACTAAAGGGCAGGATAGTCTATGGTTTAGTGGTGAAAAATGTTATTTTTTAAAAAGTAGTGGTTTTGTAAATCAGGGAATTTTTGGTAAGATTAAGGTTTTATTTTCTTTATTAGTATTAGTTTATGAATGTTTAAAAATATTTAAAAAACATAAAATTAGTTGTGTGTTTAGTGTAGGTGGATATTCAAGCGTACCAGCATCTTTAGCAGCAATAATATCTTTTAAAAAATTGATAATACATGAGCAAAATTCAAAAATAGGTTTAGCAAATAAGATATTAAAACCATTTGCTTATAAATTTTTTAGTGCATATGAAAAAGAACTTTGTCCATATCCTATTCAAAATATTTACAAACAATTAAAAAGAAAAAGAACTGAAATTAAGACTGTATTGATATTAGGTGGTTCTCAAGGGGCTAGATTTTTGAATGATTTTGCATTAGAGTTGTATCCTGAATTATTAAAATTGAATATAAATTTAATTCATCAATGTGGGGCTAAAGAATACGATAAATATGAAAAAGAATATTCTAAATTTGATAAAAAACCTATATTAATAGGATTTTCTAAAGAAATTTATAAATATATGAGAGAGGCTGATTTTTGTATTAGTAGAGCTGGAGCAAGTGCTAGTTTTGAATTAGTAAATATAGCATTACCAACACTCTTTGTACCATACAAATACGCTTATAAAAATCATCAATATTACAATGCACTTTATTTAGTAGATAAAAAATTAGCTTTTTTATGTGAAGAAAAAGATATAAATGTTGATAAAGTTTTAAATTTAATTATGAATGATGCCTTAAAATATTCTTCAAATTTATTTGATTTAGATTATGATGATGGAGCTTTATTGTTGGCTAATATATTAAAAGGTTTGAAGTGA
- a CDS encoding FtsW/RodA/SpoVE family cell cycle protein, whose protein sequence is MLNTHTRIFVATLFLMMISVVFVFSTGFFNYGGQKSPYEFLYHQFLFSLVGISIICAMQFMSKKTCYNLMIVMFLVALIACAILPLLPTSLVVETKGARRWIRVFGFSLAPLEFLKIGAIYLLALTYSRRIYAGEKSVVKECVILLPTVLIYIILFWLIYSTQNDLGQCVLIAMVLIFMAFRAGVSYKLFFSLILASVLAIILIILISPRRLQRILDWWGGAQDFFLLLFPENIQEILRVSNSEMPYQIFHSINAIYNGGFVGRGFGLGVFKLGFLSEVHTDFILAGIAEEIGFLGFIGVGVIFVILILSIFRLAVLMKNKKDHLFCYGIGICLMISFFMNLGGIISFIPLKGIAVPFLSYGGSSMIANSIGIGAILCIFKNAGENKELDIKI, encoded by the coding sequence TTGCTTAATACACACACTAGAATTTTTGTAGCTACATTATTTTTAATGATGATAAGTGTTGTGTTTGTATTTTCTACTGGATTTTTTAATTATGGTGGTCAAAAGAGTCCGTATGAATTTTTATACCATCAGTTTTTGTTTTCATTAGTTGGAATTTCAATAATATGTGCAATGCAGTTTATGAGTAAAAAAACTTGCTATAATTTAATGATAGTTATGTTTTTAGTAGCTCTTATTGCATGTGCTATATTACCATTATTACCAACTTCTTTAGTTGTCGAGACAAAAGGTGCTAGAAGGTGGATTAGAGTCTTTGGTTTTTCACTTGCACCACTTGAATTTCTAAAAATAGGTGCTATTTATTTACTAGCATTAACTTATTCAAGAAGAATATATGCTGGTGAAAAATCTGTGGTTAAAGAATGTGTAATATTACTTCCTACTGTTTTAATTTATATTATTCTTTTTTGGCTTATTTATAGTACTCAAAATGATTTAGGGCAGTGTGTTTTAATAGCTATGGTTTTAATTTTTATGGCATTTAGAGCAGGTGTTAGTTATAAATTATTTTTCTCTTTAATATTAGCATCCGTATTAGCAATTATTTTAATAATATTAATTAGTCCTAGAAGATTACAAAGAATATTAGATTGGTGGGGTGGTGCGCAAGATTTTTTCTTATTATTATTTCCTGAAAATATACAAGAGATTTTAAGAGTGAGTAATTCAGAAATGCCTTATCAAATTTTTCACAGTATTAATGCTATTTATAATGGTGGATTTGTAGGTAGGGGATTTGGATTAGGTGTTTTTAAATTAGGATTTTTAAGCGAGGTGCATACTGATTTTATTTTAGCTGGAATTGCTGAAGAGATAGGTTTTTTAGGCTTTATAGGTGTTGGTGTTATTTTTGTAATTTTGATTTTATCAATATTTAGATTAGCAGTATTAATGAAAAATAAAAAAGATCATTTATTTTGTTATGGAATTGGAATATGTTTGATGATTAGTTTTTTTATGAATTTAGGTGGTATTATATCTTTTATCCCATTAAAAGGTATTGCAGTTCCATTTTTAAGTTACGGTGGTAGTTCTATGATAGCAAATTCCATAGGTATAGGTGCGATTTTATGTATTTTTAAAAATGCTGGTGAAAATAAAGAATTGGATATAAAAATATGA
- a CDS encoding uracil-xanthine permease family protein: MKDELIYHLEDRPPFMRALLAALVHLMAMFVAVITPSLLIGKGIGLDEENITRIVSMSLFASGVAGFIQMSTIKIGKFQIGSGLLSVQGTSFNFVSAIIFGGLILKNKELSDAQILGAIFGTLMLCSITEMLVSVSLKYVRKIISNLVCGIVVMIIGLTLISAGLISAGGGYSSMNKDLAPNLQFASLENLMLSGIVLLFIIIFNSFKQPIFRVGALFFSILIGIVLASFIGRFSLDNINAVDTFIVPIPLFYGLSIEPGLILTFVIIFLITSLETIGDISATSELSKQPLSGEIYERRLRGGVFANGFNSFVSGFFNTFPNSCFGQNNAVIALSGVASRYVGYIVCIMLMLCGIFPIVAEFALRIPEPVIGGAILVMFGTIAATGIKIISREQLNKRSVMILSISLALGLGVSTQPQILEHLPEFFKTLFSSAIATGGLSAIVLEILLPKEK, translated from the coding sequence ATGAAAGATGAATTAATCTATCATTTAGAAGATAGACCACCGTTTATGCGTGCATTACTTGCTGCACTTGTGCATTTAATGGCTATGTTTGTAGCTGTAATTACTCCATCACTTCTTATAGGAAAAGGTATAGGGTTAGATGAAGAAAATATTACGAGAATTGTATCAATGTCTTTATTTGCTAGTGGTGTAGCTGGATTCATACAGATGAGTACTATTAAAATAGGAAAATTTCAAATAGGCTCAGGACTTTTGAGTGTACAAGGAACAAGTTTTAATTTTGTTTCAGCAATTATTTTTGGAGGCTTGATTTTAAAAAATAAAGAGCTTAGTGATGCACAAATTTTAGGTGCAATTTTTGGTACATTAATGCTTTGCAGTATTACCGAGATGTTAGTTTCAGTTAGTCTAAAATATGTTAGAAAAATAATATCTAATTTAGTTTGTGGAATAGTCGTTATGATAATTGGTCTTACATTAATAAGTGCTGGCTTAATAAGTGCTGGTGGTGGCTATTCTAGTATGAATAAAGATTTAGCACCAAATTTACAATTTGCTAGTTTAGAAAATTTAATGTTAAGTGGCATTGTATTATTATTTATAATTATTTTTAATTCATTTAAACAACCTATTTTTAGGGTAGGAGCTTTATTTTTTTCAATATTAATAGGTATAGTTTTAGCATCTTTTATAGGAAGGTTTAGCTTAGATAATATTAATGCAGTTGATACTTTCATTGTTCCTATTCCATTATTTTATGGTCTTAGTATAGAACCAGGTTTAATTTTAACTTTTGTGATAATTTTTTTAATAACATCTCTTGAAACGATAGGTGATATTAGTGCTACGAGTGAGCTTAGTAAGCAGCCATTAAGTGGAGAAATTTATGAAAGAAGGCTTAGAGGCGGAGTATTTGCTAATGGATTTAATTCATTTGTATCAGGTTTTTTCAATACTTTCCCAAATTCTTGTTTTGGACAAAATAACGCTGTAATTGCTCTTAGCGGAGTAGCAAGTCGTTATGTAGGATATATCGTTTGTATAATGTTAATGCTTTGTGGGATTTTTCCTATTGTTGCGGAGTTTGCTTTAAGAATACCTGAACCAGTTATTGGTGGAGCTATTTTAGTAATGTTTGGAACAATTGCAGCAACAGGAATTAAGATAATTTCAAGAGAACAATTAAATAAGCGTTCGGTTATGATTTTATCTATATCTTTAGCTTTAGGATTAGGGGTAAGTACTCAGCCACAAATTTTAGAACATTTACCAGAATTTTTTAAAACTTTATTTAGTTCAGCTATAGCAACAGGTGGTTTAAGTGCTATAGTTTTAGAAATTCTTTTACCTAAAGAAAAATAA
- the ilvN gene encoding acetolactate synthase small subunit — translation MKRALSIIVSNEHGVLSRVVGLFSGRGYNIDSLTVAPTMNNEFSRINITTSGDDAAFEQITKQLHKLIPTYKVLEGCEFVERECALVRIGINENLAGLDSLLKSFNGSIAHSNDETITICVNDTSDRIDNFLKTMKKFNPIDYARSGSLLMEVK, via the coding sequence ATGAAAAGAGCTTTAAGCATAATAGTATCAAATGAACATGGGGTTTTAAGTAGAGTTGTAGGGCTTTTTTCAGGTCGTGGGTATAATATAGATAGTTTAACTGTGGCACCTACTATGAATAATGAATTTTCAAGAATTAATATAACTACGAGTGGAGATGATGCAGCGTTTGAACAAATTACAAAACAACTTCATAAATTAATTCCTACTTATAAGGTTTTAGAAGGTTGTGAGTTTGTAGAAAGAGAATGTGCCTTGGTAAGAATAGGTATAAATGAAAATTTAGCAGGGCTTGATAGTTTGCTTAAAAGCTTTAATGGCAGTATAGCTCATTCAAATGATGAGACAATTACTATATGCGTAAATGATACAAGTGATAGAATAGATAATTTTTTAAAGACTATGAAAAAATTTAATCCTATTGATTATGCTAGAAGTGGTTCATTGTTAATGGAAGTTAAATGA
- a CDS encoding GDSL-type esterase/lipase family protein, producing the protein MRWVVFLLIFLLFTSCSNKAIDGKTEVLSNDKLEKDKVIIENKVLDKDEINNQRSDNIKFKKILFIGDSHIASDYMSNYFRNALNIHYLGFIPPDLPKWHNQYLVKYNNENFNINYLINTKNNLAFSGINAVCNNDCKININLDFTPKNIEYLELKNNIWSFKKYTKITQNINFNVKNNTTIGGFFSNNQTFIDSIGINGASIFNYDRINKNIQKIAAKKLNYDLVIFSFGTNESVADTINSDEFLFKFNNLIKIFNSAKIILLIPPEPVIYKDKVYVKGKNNDNIKKLIKKLAEQNQVNVFDIDELMQKEGGKQEWIKQNKSLKNTHLTKQGYDYVASKLLKYLDKI; encoded by the coding sequence ATGAGATGGGTTGTTTTTTTACTCATTTTTTTATTATTTACTTCTTGCTCTAATAAGGCGATTGATGGTAAAACTGAGGTTTTATCAAATGATAAGCTAGAAAAAGATAAAGTTATTATTGAAAATAAAGTTTTAGATAAAGATGAAATTAATAATCAAAGATCTGATAATATTAAATTTAAAAAAATATTATTTATAGGTGATTCTCATATAGCGAGTGATTATATGAGTAATTATTTTAGAAACGCTTTAAATATACATTATTTAGGCTTTATCCCCCCTGATTTACCTAAATGGCATAATCAATATTTGGTTAAATATAATAACGAAAATTTTAATATAAATTATTTGATAAATACTAAAAATAATTTAGCTTTTTCAGGAATAAATGCTGTTTGTAATAATGATTGTAAGATAAATATAAATTTAGATTTTACCCCAAAAAATATAGAGTATTTAGAATTAAAAAATAATATCTGGAGTTTTAAAAAATATACTAAAATTACTCAAAACATAAATTTTAATGTAAAAAATAATACAACTATAGGTGGATTTTTTTCAAATAATCAGACATTTATTGATAGTATTGGTATTAATGGTGCTAGTATTTTTAATTATGATAGGATTAATAAAAATATACAAAAAATAGCAGCTAAAAAATTAAATTATGATTTAGTTATTTTTTCTTTCGGTACAAATGAAAGTGTAGCAGATACTATAAATTCAGATGAATTTTTATTTAAATTTAATAATTTAATAAAAATTTTTAATTCAGCTAAAATTATTTTATTAATTCCACCTGAACCCGTTATATATAAAGATAAAGTTTATGTTAAAGGTAAGAATAACGACAATATTAAGAAATTAATAAAAAAGCTCGCAGAACAAAATCAAGTTAATGTTTTTGATATTGATGAATTAATGCAAAAAGAGGGGGGTAAACAAGAGTGGATTAAACAAAACAAATCTTTAAAAAATACTCATTTAACAAAACAAGGTTATGACTATGTTGCTTCAAAGCTTTTAAAATATTTAGATAAAATTTAA
- a CDS encoding RpiB/LacA/LacB family sugar-phosphate isomerase — translation MRIYFANDHAATKLKFSLIEYFSKEYECINLGCDSDDSVDYPDYANKLANELKNDTNAIGVIICGSGIGISIAANRHKHIRAALCHCEDYARLAREHNDANVISLGARFVDFELAKNLIITFINTPFLGGRHENRVKKLGLN, via the coding sequence ATGAGAATTTATTTTGCAAACGACCACGCAGCAACTAAGTTAAAGTTTAGTTTGATTGAATACTTTAGTAAAGAATACGAATGTATAAATCTTGGTTGTGATAGTGATGATAGTGTGGATTATCCTGATTATGCTAATAAATTAGCAAATGAGCTTAAAAACGATACAAATGCAATAGGTGTTATTATTTGTGGAAGTGGTATAGGAATTAGCATAGCGGCAAATCGTCATAAGCATATTCGTGCAGCACTTTGTCATTGCGAAGATTATGCAAGATTAGCAAGAGAACATAATGACGCTAATGTTATATCTTTAGGCGCTAGATTTGTTGATTTTGAACTTGCAAAAAATTTAATCATAACCTTTATAAATACCCCATTTCTTGGTGGAAGACACGAAAATAGAGTAAAAAAATTAGGGCTAAATTAA
- a CDS encoding MBOAT family O-acyltransferase has protein sequence MNIFNLKLNLFSIEFLILFLIFFIIYNKSNLKIQNILLLAFSLFFIYKINLYCFIVLIIFTFFIHFFALSIYTRNSKNIFLTIIFAVVLNLAFFKSYQYIKDSLDYFFTLINLEGFSEIFFPVGLSYYTFNSITYLVYIYKNKERPVGYFYLLSYFSFFAIFLSGPIFEFKDFKKQFDNLKRFKHLNLVLSNILFALVKMLFLLPFIDKLFIDYANDIDNLGILGLLNYFYLYSIKLYLDFSAYVNLVSAIALILGIKLPRNFNNPFKAKNIQDFWRRWHMSLSNFIKNYIYIPLGGRTKNIIRHYFNIFCAFSLSGLWHGVELNFLVWGLLHACGLIFINIFKFNMKPILSSFINFTYISLIWSFFFLTFDNAINTLSLFINNKNISIQEIYLFTTIVVLFIINFYSKNHLALLVIFLRKLDLITKIIFINIVLLIVFIYMPNGIPNFIYIGF, from the coding sequence GTGAATATATTTAATTTAAAACTAAATTTATTTTCTATTGAATTTTTAATATTGTTTTTGATTTTTTTTATTATTTATAATAAGTCAAATTTAAAGATTCAAAATATTTTATTATTAGCTTTTTCTTTATTTTTTATATATAAAATAAATTTATATTGTTTTATAGTTTTAATTATATTTACTTTTTTTATACATTTTTTTGCATTGAGTATTTATACTAGAAATAGTAAGAATATTTTTTTGACAATTATATTTGCTGTGGTATTAAATTTAGCGTTTTTCAAGTCATATCAATATATAAAGGATAGTTTGGATTATTTTTTTACTCTTATTAATTTAGAAGGCTTTAGTGAAATATTTTTTCCAGTTGGACTTAGCTATTATACATTTAATTCTATTACCTATTTAGTTTATATATATAAGAATAAAGAAAGACCGGTAGGATATTTTTATTTACTTAGTTATTTTAGTTTTTTTGCTATTTTTCTTAGTGGACCTATATTTGAGTTTAAAGATTTTAAAAAACAATTCGACAATTTAAAGAGATTCAAACATTTAAATTTAGTTTTATCTAATATATTATTTGCTTTAGTAAAAATGCTTTTTTTATTGCCTTTTATTGATAAATTATTTATTGACTATGCTAACGATATTGATAATTTAGGAATTTTAGGATTATTAAATTATTTTTATTTATACTCTATAAAGTTATATTTGGATTTTAGTGCTTATGTGAATTTAGTGAGTGCTATAGCATTGATATTAGGTATAAAATTACCTAGAAATTTCAATAACCCATTTAAAGCTAAAAATATCCAAGATTTTTGGCGTAGATGGCATATGTCGTTATCAAATTTTATTAAAAATTATATATATATACCTTTAGGAGGTAGAACAAAAAATATTATTAGACATTATTTTAATATTTTTTGTGCTTTTTCATTATCAGGTTTATGGCATGGTGTTGAACTTAATTTTTTAGTATGGGGTTTATTACATGCTTGTGGTTTAATTTTTATAAATATTTTTAAATTTAATATGAAACCAATTTTATCATCATTTATAAATTTTACATATATATCTTTGATTTGGAGTTTTTTCTTTTTAACATTTGATAATGCTATAAATACACTTAGTTTATTTATTAATAATAAAAATATAAGTATTCAAGAAATTTATTTATTTACTACTATTGTTGTTTTGTTTATTATTAATTTTTACTCAAAAAATCATTTAGCCTTGTTAGTTATTTTTCTTAGAAAATTAGATTTAATTACAAAAATTATTTTTATTAATATAGTTTTATTAATTGTGTTTATTTATATGCCTAATGGTATTCCAAATTTTATATATATAGGTTTTTAA
- the lpxD gene encoding UDP-3-O-(3-hydroxymyristoyl)glucosamine N-acyltransferase — MKSLKELCENIGIKIEFEMQISNLNSLEDANENELSFCIKECDALKTTKAGAVLISEKLANLLPTNVKAVICEDPKYIFALFSKVFSKDLIRVGKDAIIGENTTIMPNVYIGKDVSIGSNCTILAGAYIGDGVCIKDNVIIYPNVTIYNDSVIGNHCIIHAGSVIGSDGFGYASNSKGHFKIYHNGYVELQDFVEIGSCVCIDRAVFSKTLIKTGTKIDNLVQIGHNCVLGQGCLVVSQTGLAGSSELGNAVVMGGQSATSGHLKIGDGAIIAARGGVSKDLAGGKVYGGFPIMEQSEWLKMQAKLKRINK, encoded by the coding sequence ATGAAAAGTTTAAAAGAATTATGTGAAAATATAGGAATTAAAATAGAATTTGAAATGCAAATTTCAAATTTAAATTCCTTAGAAGATGCAAATGAAAATGAGCTTAGTTTTTGTATAAAAGAATGTGATGCTTTAAAAACTACTAAAGCAGGTGCGGTATTAATTAGTGAAAAATTAGCAAATCTTTTACCGACAAATGTAAAAGCAGTTATTTGTGAAGACCCAAAATATATTTTTGCATTGTTTAGTAAGGTATTTTCTAAGGATTTAATTAGAGTTGGTAAAGACGCAATTATAGGCGAAAATACAACAATAATGCCAAATGTTTATATAGGTAAAGATGTTAGCATAGGAAGTAATTGCACTATTTTAGCAGGTGCTTATATTGGCGATGGAGTTTGTATTAAAGATAATGTAATAATATACCCAAATGTTACAATTTACAATGATAGTGTAATAGGAAATCATTGTATAATTCATGCTGGAAGTGTTATTGGAAGCGATGGTTTTGGCTATGCAAGTAATAGCAAAGGACATTTTAAAATCTATCATAATGGTTATGTAGAATTACAAGATTTTGTTGAGATTGGTTCGTGCGTTTGTATTGATAGAGCAGTGTTTTCAAAAACACTTATAAAAACAGGCACTAAAATTGATAATTTAGTTCAAATAGGACATAATTGTGTTTTAGGTCAAGGTTGCTTAGTAGTATCTCAAACAGGACTTGCGGGTTCAAGTGAGCTTGGAAATGCTGTTGTAATGGGTGGTCAGAGTGCAACGAGTGGGCATTTAAAAATTGGCGATGGTGCTATTATTGCTGCTAGGGGCGGAGTTAGTAAAGATTTAGCTGGTGGCAAGGTTTATGGTGGATTTCCTATAATGGAGCAAAGTGAGTGGCTAAAAATGCAAGCAAAATTAAAAAGGATTAATAAATGA